In a single window of the Rhopalosiphum padi isolate XX-2018 chromosome 1, ASM2088224v1, whole genome shotgun sequence genome:
- the LOC132920325 gene encoding uncharacterized protein LOC132920325 isoform X1 yields MSIHKYNIKQFELKMVTVRAPSFLVRRICAFIFLGIMGYSIFQMTRSNSYYDMSDRNIMRKQIELDISKSSNNEVPVKNLKNENYIACPHPILDPFDPVMMKFVKKEPPLVCDEEEDWVTIKGNIARITDKALKKYGDIQCKFMDVLRANEFSTSLGVVTTTHTEYNLETSDFFRVYCESENGKFSWESRMAGIRFDEDVINRAGWDQVPKDGLGLNVLMIGMDSMSHMMVQRVLPKVYSKLKSMGARVLNGYNIVGDGTPQALIPILTGRTELELPDTRKRMGNKASYVNVYPFIWNEFKKHGYVTGYAEDVPNLGIFTYRLKGFDEQPTDHYMRSYYVDALPMFNQQKPFCYGSLPRHKIMLNYVKDMFRVYEDKPKFMFAFQGELSHDYASKVSVAENDLVEWLEWFENSGYLNNTMLVFMSDHGQRFASVRDTQQGKLEERMPFFSFTLPKWFDRKYPKMASNLNNNVNRLTTPFDIYSTLMSVLHREELKTDDVNKRSISLFNEIPLERTCRDAYIEPHWCACLKWQPISVDSALAVDAVTHFVQFLNRFNAEYTDQCAPIEIDRIEWANRMAPNEGLLKFHQAADTDGFVPDMSANTKITDIYLQIKVITRQPANAVFEFSCQYNSDTSRYTVYEKDISRVNEYGNQSWCVAKTQPQLNKYCYCKTQN; encoded by the exons ATgagtattcataaatataatattaaacag tttgaGTTGAAGATGGTTACTGTACGTGCACCGTCCTTTCTGGTTCGGCGTATATGCGCCTTCATATTTTTAGGAATCATGGGCTATTCGATTTTTCAAATGACCCGCAGCAATTCTTATTACGATATGTCAGATCGAAACATTATGCG taaACAAATCGAACTTGATATTAGCAAATCATCAAATAATGAAGTTCCTGTTAAAAA TTTGAAAAACGAAAACTATATAGCATGCCCGCATCCTATTTTGGATCCATTCGACCCGGTCATGATGAAATTCGTCAAAAAAGAGCCACCTTTGGTCTGCGATGAAGAGGAGGATTGGGTTACAATCAAGGGGAACATCGCACGTATCACCGATAAGGCGCTCAAGAAGTACGGCGATATCCAGTGCAAATTTAtgg ACGTTTTGAGAGCCAACGAGTTCTCTACGTCACTGGGTGTCGTGACCACGACTCACACAGAATACAATTTAGAGACATCGGATTTTTTCAGAGTTTACTGTGAGTCAGAAAATGGCAAATTTAG ttGGGAGAGCCGCATGGCCGGTATACGATTTGACGAGGATGTGATAAATAGAGCTGGATGGGATCAAGTGCCCAAAGACGGGTTAGGACTCAACGTTCTTATGATCGGAATGGACTCTATGTCACACATGATGGTGCAGAGAGTATTGCCCAAGGTGTATTCCAAACTAAAATCTATGGGTGCACGCGTGTTAAATGGCTATAACATCGTCGGTGACGGGACTCCACAAGCGTTGATACCAATTTTGACAG GACGCACTGAACTGGAACTTCCGGACACCAGGAAACGCATGGGAAATAAAGCGTCATACGTGAATGTCTATCCATTCATATGGAATGAATTTAAGAAACACGGTTACGTCACTG GTTATGCTGAAGACGTTCCAAACCTTGGCATTTTTACGTACAGGCTAAAAGGATTCGACGAACAACCGACCGATCATTATATGCGATCATATTACGTAGACGCGTTGCCAATGTTCAATCAACAAAAGCCTTTTTGTTATGGTTCTCTACCAAGGCACAAG ATAATGCTCAATTACGTTAAAGACATGTTTCGGGTGTATGAAGACAAACCAAAGTTTATGTTTGCATTTCAAGGCGAATTATCCCACGATTATGCGAGTAAGGTATCAGTCGCGGAAAATGATCTAGTTGAGTGGTTGGAATGGTTTGAGAATTCTGGATACCTGAACAACACCATGCTGGTGTTTATGAGCGATCACGGCCAGAG GTTCGCGTCTGTACGAGACACGCAACAGGGAAAACTCGAAGAGCGGATGCCATTTTTCTCGTTCACACTACCGAAATGGTTTGACCGGAAGTATCCAAAAATGGCGTCCAATCTAAACAATAATGTTAACCGTCTGACGACGCCATTCGACATATACTCAACATTGATGAGTGTCCTGCATCGAGAAGAGCTTAAAACTGATGATGTGAACAAGCGTTCTATATCGCTGTTCAACGAG ATACCGTTGGAGAGAACGTGTAGAGACGCTTATATTGAACCTCACTGGTGTGCTTGTCTAAAATGGCAGCCGATAAGCGTCGATAGTGCGTTGGCTGTCGATGCAGTCACACACTTCGTACAGTTTCTTAATAG GTTTAATGCCGAATACACTGACCAGTGTGCGCCGATAGAGATCGATCGGATCGAATGGGCTAACAGGATGGCGCCCAACGAAGGGCTATTGAAATTCCACCAGGCCGCCGATACCGATGGGTTCGTGCCCGACATGTCGGCCAACACGAAAATCACCGATATCTATCTGCAGATTAAGGTGATCACGCGACAGCCTGCCAACGCTGTATTCGAATTTTCATGCCAGTATAACAGCGATACCAGCCGGTACACGGTTTAC GAAAAAGACATTAGCAGAGTTAATGAGTATGGAAACCAAAGTTGGTGTGTCGCGAAAACTCAACCACAACTCAATAAGTACTGCTATTGCAAAACACAGAATTGA
- the LOC132920325 gene encoding uncharacterized protein LOC132920325 isoform X2, which produces MVSFELKMVTVRAPSFLVRRICAFIFLGIMGYSIFQMTRSNSYYDMSDRNIMRKQIELDISKSSNNEVPVKNLKNENYIACPHPILDPFDPVMMKFVKKEPPLVCDEEEDWVTIKGNIARITDKALKKYGDIQCKFMDVLRANEFSTSLGVVTTTHTEYNLETSDFFRVYCESENGKFSWESRMAGIRFDEDVINRAGWDQVPKDGLGLNVLMIGMDSMSHMMVQRVLPKVYSKLKSMGARVLNGYNIVGDGTPQALIPILTGRTELELPDTRKRMGNKASYVNVYPFIWNEFKKHGYVTGYAEDVPNLGIFTYRLKGFDEQPTDHYMRSYYVDALPMFNQQKPFCYGSLPRHKIMLNYVKDMFRVYEDKPKFMFAFQGELSHDYASKVSVAENDLVEWLEWFENSGYLNNTMLVFMSDHGQRFASVRDTQQGKLEERMPFFSFTLPKWFDRKYPKMASNLNNNVNRLTTPFDIYSTLMSVLHREELKTDDVNKRSISLFNEIPLERTCRDAYIEPHWCACLKWQPISVDSALAVDAVTHFVQFLNRFNAEYTDQCAPIEIDRIEWANRMAPNEGLLKFHQAADTDGFVPDMSANTKITDIYLQIKVITRQPANAVFEFSCQYNSDTSRYTVYEKDISRVNEYGNQSWCVAKTQPQLNKYCYCKTQN; this is translated from the exons tttgaGTTGAAGATGGTTACTGTACGTGCACCGTCCTTTCTGGTTCGGCGTATATGCGCCTTCATATTTTTAGGAATCATGGGCTATTCGATTTTTCAAATGACCCGCAGCAATTCTTATTACGATATGTCAGATCGAAACATTATGCG taaACAAATCGAACTTGATATTAGCAAATCATCAAATAATGAAGTTCCTGTTAAAAA TTTGAAAAACGAAAACTATATAGCATGCCCGCATCCTATTTTGGATCCATTCGACCCGGTCATGATGAAATTCGTCAAAAAAGAGCCACCTTTGGTCTGCGATGAAGAGGAGGATTGGGTTACAATCAAGGGGAACATCGCACGTATCACCGATAAGGCGCTCAAGAAGTACGGCGATATCCAGTGCAAATTTAtgg ACGTTTTGAGAGCCAACGAGTTCTCTACGTCACTGGGTGTCGTGACCACGACTCACACAGAATACAATTTAGAGACATCGGATTTTTTCAGAGTTTACTGTGAGTCAGAAAATGGCAAATTTAG ttGGGAGAGCCGCATGGCCGGTATACGATTTGACGAGGATGTGATAAATAGAGCTGGATGGGATCAAGTGCCCAAAGACGGGTTAGGACTCAACGTTCTTATGATCGGAATGGACTCTATGTCACACATGATGGTGCAGAGAGTATTGCCCAAGGTGTATTCCAAACTAAAATCTATGGGTGCACGCGTGTTAAATGGCTATAACATCGTCGGTGACGGGACTCCACAAGCGTTGATACCAATTTTGACAG GACGCACTGAACTGGAACTTCCGGACACCAGGAAACGCATGGGAAATAAAGCGTCATACGTGAATGTCTATCCATTCATATGGAATGAATTTAAGAAACACGGTTACGTCACTG GTTATGCTGAAGACGTTCCAAACCTTGGCATTTTTACGTACAGGCTAAAAGGATTCGACGAACAACCGACCGATCATTATATGCGATCATATTACGTAGACGCGTTGCCAATGTTCAATCAACAAAAGCCTTTTTGTTATGGTTCTCTACCAAGGCACAAG ATAATGCTCAATTACGTTAAAGACATGTTTCGGGTGTATGAAGACAAACCAAAGTTTATGTTTGCATTTCAAGGCGAATTATCCCACGATTATGCGAGTAAGGTATCAGTCGCGGAAAATGATCTAGTTGAGTGGTTGGAATGGTTTGAGAATTCTGGATACCTGAACAACACCATGCTGGTGTTTATGAGCGATCACGGCCAGAG GTTCGCGTCTGTACGAGACACGCAACAGGGAAAACTCGAAGAGCGGATGCCATTTTTCTCGTTCACACTACCGAAATGGTTTGACCGGAAGTATCCAAAAATGGCGTCCAATCTAAACAATAATGTTAACCGTCTGACGACGCCATTCGACATATACTCAACATTGATGAGTGTCCTGCATCGAGAAGAGCTTAAAACTGATGATGTGAACAAGCGTTCTATATCGCTGTTCAACGAG ATACCGTTGGAGAGAACGTGTAGAGACGCTTATATTGAACCTCACTGGTGTGCTTGTCTAAAATGGCAGCCGATAAGCGTCGATAGTGCGTTGGCTGTCGATGCAGTCACACACTTCGTACAGTTTCTTAATAG GTTTAATGCCGAATACACTGACCAGTGTGCGCCGATAGAGATCGATCGGATCGAATGGGCTAACAGGATGGCGCCCAACGAAGGGCTATTGAAATTCCACCAGGCCGCCGATACCGATGGGTTCGTGCCCGACATGTCGGCCAACACGAAAATCACCGATATCTATCTGCAGATTAAGGTGATCACGCGACAGCCTGCCAACGCTGTATTCGAATTTTCATGCCAGTATAACAGCGATACCAGCCGGTACACGGTTTAC GAAAAAGACATTAGCAGAGTTAATGAGTATGGAAACCAAAGTTGGTGTGTCGCGAAAACTCAACCACAACTCAATAAGTACTGCTATTGCAAAACACAGAATTGA
- the LOC132920325 gene encoding uncharacterized protein LOC132920325 isoform X3, whose protein sequence is MVTVRAPSFLVRRICAFIFLGIMGYSIFQMTRSNSYYDMSDRNIMRKQIELDISKSSNNEVPVKNLKNENYIACPHPILDPFDPVMMKFVKKEPPLVCDEEEDWVTIKGNIARITDKALKKYGDIQCKFMDVLRANEFSTSLGVVTTTHTEYNLETSDFFRVYCESENGKFSWESRMAGIRFDEDVINRAGWDQVPKDGLGLNVLMIGMDSMSHMMVQRVLPKVYSKLKSMGARVLNGYNIVGDGTPQALIPILTGRTELELPDTRKRMGNKASYVNVYPFIWNEFKKHGYVTGYAEDVPNLGIFTYRLKGFDEQPTDHYMRSYYVDALPMFNQQKPFCYGSLPRHKIMLNYVKDMFRVYEDKPKFMFAFQGELSHDYASKVSVAENDLVEWLEWFENSGYLNNTMLVFMSDHGQRFASVRDTQQGKLEERMPFFSFTLPKWFDRKYPKMASNLNNNVNRLTTPFDIYSTLMSVLHREELKTDDVNKRSISLFNEIPLERTCRDAYIEPHWCACLKWQPISVDSALAVDAVTHFVQFLNRFNAEYTDQCAPIEIDRIEWANRMAPNEGLLKFHQAADTDGFVPDMSANTKITDIYLQIKVITRQPANAVFEFSCQYNSDTSRYTVYEKDISRVNEYGNQSWCVAKTQPQLNKYCYCKTQN, encoded by the exons ATGGTTACTGTACGTGCACCGTCCTTTCTGGTTCGGCGTATATGCGCCTTCATATTTTTAGGAATCATGGGCTATTCGATTTTTCAAATGACCCGCAGCAATTCTTATTACGATATGTCAGATCGAAACATTATGCG taaACAAATCGAACTTGATATTAGCAAATCATCAAATAATGAAGTTCCTGTTAAAAA TTTGAAAAACGAAAACTATATAGCATGCCCGCATCCTATTTTGGATCCATTCGACCCGGTCATGATGAAATTCGTCAAAAAAGAGCCACCTTTGGTCTGCGATGAAGAGGAGGATTGGGTTACAATCAAGGGGAACATCGCACGTATCACCGATAAGGCGCTCAAGAAGTACGGCGATATCCAGTGCAAATTTAtgg ACGTTTTGAGAGCCAACGAGTTCTCTACGTCACTGGGTGTCGTGACCACGACTCACACAGAATACAATTTAGAGACATCGGATTTTTTCAGAGTTTACTGTGAGTCAGAAAATGGCAAATTTAG ttGGGAGAGCCGCATGGCCGGTATACGATTTGACGAGGATGTGATAAATAGAGCTGGATGGGATCAAGTGCCCAAAGACGGGTTAGGACTCAACGTTCTTATGATCGGAATGGACTCTATGTCACACATGATGGTGCAGAGAGTATTGCCCAAGGTGTATTCCAAACTAAAATCTATGGGTGCACGCGTGTTAAATGGCTATAACATCGTCGGTGACGGGACTCCACAAGCGTTGATACCAATTTTGACAG GACGCACTGAACTGGAACTTCCGGACACCAGGAAACGCATGGGAAATAAAGCGTCATACGTGAATGTCTATCCATTCATATGGAATGAATTTAAGAAACACGGTTACGTCACTG GTTATGCTGAAGACGTTCCAAACCTTGGCATTTTTACGTACAGGCTAAAAGGATTCGACGAACAACCGACCGATCATTATATGCGATCATATTACGTAGACGCGTTGCCAATGTTCAATCAACAAAAGCCTTTTTGTTATGGTTCTCTACCAAGGCACAAG ATAATGCTCAATTACGTTAAAGACATGTTTCGGGTGTATGAAGACAAACCAAAGTTTATGTTTGCATTTCAAGGCGAATTATCCCACGATTATGCGAGTAAGGTATCAGTCGCGGAAAATGATCTAGTTGAGTGGTTGGAATGGTTTGAGAATTCTGGATACCTGAACAACACCATGCTGGTGTTTATGAGCGATCACGGCCAGAG GTTCGCGTCTGTACGAGACACGCAACAGGGAAAACTCGAAGAGCGGATGCCATTTTTCTCGTTCACACTACCGAAATGGTTTGACCGGAAGTATCCAAAAATGGCGTCCAATCTAAACAATAATGTTAACCGTCTGACGACGCCATTCGACATATACTCAACATTGATGAGTGTCCTGCATCGAGAAGAGCTTAAAACTGATGATGTGAACAAGCGTTCTATATCGCTGTTCAACGAG ATACCGTTGGAGAGAACGTGTAGAGACGCTTATATTGAACCTCACTGGTGTGCTTGTCTAAAATGGCAGCCGATAAGCGTCGATAGTGCGTTGGCTGTCGATGCAGTCACACACTTCGTACAGTTTCTTAATAG GTTTAATGCCGAATACACTGACCAGTGTGCGCCGATAGAGATCGATCGGATCGAATGGGCTAACAGGATGGCGCCCAACGAAGGGCTATTGAAATTCCACCAGGCCGCCGATACCGATGGGTTCGTGCCCGACATGTCGGCCAACACGAAAATCACCGATATCTATCTGCAGATTAAGGTGATCACGCGACAGCCTGCCAACGCTGTATTCGAATTTTCATGCCAGTATAACAGCGATACCAGCCGGTACACGGTTTAC GAAAAAGACATTAGCAGAGTTAATGAGTATGGAAACCAAAGTTGGTGTGTCGCGAAAACTCAACCACAACTCAATAAGTACTGCTATTGCAAAACACAGAATTGA